One window from the genome of Rufibacter tibetensis encodes:
- the gldC gene encoding gliding motility protein GldC, whose protein sequence is MKKSEIHFSIALDDQRVPEAISWTATDAGTDIHFAKAINIALWDRNDSGTMKIDLWTKDMPVDEMKYFYIDTIGAMAQSLETATNDKLMAEKMRSLCQELMQHVEEQQKRNTAQNPQ, encoded by the coding sequence ATGAAAAAATCAGAAATACACTTCAGCATTGCTTTGGATGACCAACGCGTGCCGGAGGCCATCAGTTGGACCGCTACCGATGCTGGTACCGATATTCACTTTGCCAAAGCCATCAATATTGCCCTGTGGGACCGCAATGATTCTGGTACCATGAAGATAGACCTTTGGACCAAAGACATGCCTGTTGATGAAATGAAGTATTTCTACATTGACACCATTGGAGCCATGGCCCAAAGCCTTGAAACTGCTACCAATGATAAGCTAATGGCTGAAAAAATGAGAAGCCTTTGCCAGGAGCTGATGCAGCACGTAGAAGAGCAGCAAAAGCGTAACACTGCGCAAAACCCTCAGTAA
- the dcd gene encoding dCTP deaminase: protein MILTDRQILEEIEKGTILIEPYDRTCLGTNSYDVHLGKYLASYKDEVLDARKHNQIEVFEIPEEGYILEPGRLYLGVTEEYTETHAHVPFLEGKSSVGRLGIDIHATAGKGDVGFCNHWTLEISVSQKVRVYHNMPIGQLIYFVVNGGIENYYNQKSNAKYNQRSVYPVESMMWKNKF, encoded by the coding sequence ATGATCCTCACCGACCGTCAGATTCTGGAAGAGATAGAAAAAGGCACTATTCTGATTGAACCTTATGACCGCACCTGCCTGGGTACCAACTCCTATGACGTCCATTTAGGCAAATACCTGGCCTCTTACAAAGACGAGGTGCTGGATGCCCGCAAGCACAACCAGATAGAGGTATTTGAGATACCGGAGGAAGGCTACATCCTGGAACCCGGCCGCTTGTACCTTGGCGTAACAGAGGAGTATACTGAAACCCACGCGCATGTGCCCTTCTTAGAAGGAAAATCAAGTGTAGGTCGTTTGGGCATTGACATTCACGCTACCGCTGGTAAAGGGGATGTGGGGTTCTGTAACCATTGGACCTTAGAAATATCAGTGAGCCAGAAAGTACGCGTGTACCATAACATGCCCATTGGGCAGCTGATTTACTTTGTGGTAAACGGAGGCATTGAGAACTACTACAACCAAAAAAGCAACGCCAAATACAATCAACGCTCAGTGTACCCCGTGGAGTCCATGATGTGGAAGAACAAGTTCTAG
- a CDS encoding AMP-binding protein has translation MPDHLLLNGKKFYLDEIQHYSFRQSIPLDGYEAKTLEFCKNWLQGVQEYPVQTSGSTGAPKLIELSRDRMEASAQRTLRIFDLQPEDKVLVCMNTEYIAGMMMLVRGFVGKLHVTIIEPIGNPLASVDPEAEFDFVAMVPLQLQTILEQTPDKVSKLNQMKAILLGGAPVGKALEMAVQVLKVPVFQSYGMTETVSHIAVRRLNGHEKTDYYTAPPEVFLGTDRRGCLTISADVTGGDTIVTNDLVELLENNSFRWLGRADHTVNSGGVKVQLEKVESALGEALADMGISRRFFAAALPDEALGERLIAVLEGSPLTDVEETNLKGKLSKSLSKYEIPKQFGYLPRLPETATGKLDRRNGITMI, from the coding sequence ATGCCTGACCACCTACTTCTGAATGGTAAGAAATTTTACTTAGATGAAATTCAGCATTATTCCTTCCGCCAAAGTATTCCATTGGATGGTTATGAAGCCAAAACCCTGGAGTTTTGCAAGAATTGGCTACAGGGAGTACAGGAGTACCCGGTGCAGACCTCGGGTAGCACGGGTGCGCCTAAGTTGATAGAACTTAGCCGTGACCGCATGGAAGCCAGTGCGCAGCGTACGTTGCGCATCTTTGACCTTCAGCCCGAAGACAAGGTTCTGGTGTGCATGAACACTGAGTACATTGCGGGTATGATGATGTTGGTGCGTGGGTTTGTAGGAAAGCTGCACGTGACTATCATTGAACCCATTGGCAACCCCCTGGCAAGTGTTGACCCAGAGGCAGAATTTGATTTTGTGGCCATGGTGCCGCTTCAACTGCAGACCATACTGGAGCAGACTCCTGACAAAGTTTCTAAACTGAACCAGATGAAAGCCATTCTGCTGGGCGGAGCACCCGTAGGGAAAGCATTGGAAATGGCCGTGCAGGTATTAAAGGTACCTGTTTTCCAAAGCTATGGCATGACCGAAACCGTTTCCCACATAGCGGTACGGCGTCTTAACGGCCATGAGAAAACAGACTACTACACTGCACCCCCAGAGGTTTTTTTAGGTACAGACAGACGAGGGTGCCTTACCATCTCTGCAGACGTAACGGGCGGTGACACAATCGTGACGAATGACCTGGTAGAACTGCTGGAAAATAATTCCTTCCGGTGGTTAGGCCGCGCCGATCATACCGTAAATTCAGGCGGGGTGAAAGTGCAGTTGGAGAAAGTGGAATCCGCACTAGGAGAGGCCCTGGCAGACATGGGCATCTCACGCAGGTTCTTTGCCGCCGCATTGCCAGATGAGGCGCTAGGTGAGCGCTTGATAGCTGTTTTGGAAGGAAGTCCGCTCACTGATGTGGAAGAAACGAATTTAAAAGGAAAACTGAGCAAGTCCCTCTCAAAATACGAAATTCCTAAACAGTTCGGCTATTTGCCCAGGTTGCCAGAAACTGCTACTGGAAAACTTGATCGTCGTAATGGAATAACTATGATTTAA
- a CDS encoding glycoside hydrolase family 5 protein translates to MSLKKIIPALLLVGSSYVASGQAVKEHGALRVEGTQLVNKAGQPVVLRGMSFGWHNFWPRFYTPETVSWLKKDWKINVVRAAMGIEPNNGYKQKPEWSKEKVRAVVNGAIKENIYVIIDWHSHNINLPEAKAFFTEMAQTYGKNPHVIYEIFNEPDEETWPEVKAYSEELIKTIRAIDPDNIILVGTPHWDQDVHLAADDPLQGVTNVMYTLHFYAATHKQELRNRGDYALSKGLPLFISESAGMEATGDGPLNEEEWQKWIDWAEKNKISWVTWSVSDKNETCSVLLPSASSTGQWKNSDLKPSGIKSRELIRKYASQPIKKNQSKRK, encoded by the coding sequence ATGTCGCTCAAGAAGATTATTCCGGCCCTTTTACTGGTGGGAAGTAGTTATGTAGCATCCGGACAAGCGGTAAAAGAACATGGGGCTTTACGCGTTGAAGGGACACAATTGGTAAACAAAGCAGGTCAGCCAGTGGTACTGAGAGGCATGAGCTTTGGCTGGCACAATTTCTGGCCTCGCTTCTACACCCCAGAGACAGTTAGTTGGTTGAAAAAAGACTGGAAGATAAACGTTGTTAGGGCAGCCATGGGCATTGAGCCCAATAACGGGTACAAGCAAAAGCCTGAATGGTCTAAAGAAAAAGTTAGAGCCGTGGTAAACGGTGCCATCAAAGAAAACATTTACGTGATCATTGACTGGCACAGCCATAACATCAACCTGCCAGAGGCCAAAGCCTTCTTCACCGAAATGGCCCAAACCTACGGCAAGAACCCGCACGTGATCTATGAGATCTTCAACGAACCCGATGAGGAAACCTGGCCAGAGGTCAAAGCTTATTCAGAGGAACTCATCAAGACCATTAGGGCCATTGACCCAGACAACATCATCTTGGTAGGAACCCCGCATTGGGACCAGGACGTGCACCTCGCCGCCGATGATCCTCTACAAGGAGTCACAAACGTAATGTACACGCTGCATTTTTACGCTGCCACCCACAAACAGGAACTTAGGAACCGGGGAGATTACGCCCTCAGCAAAGGCCTTCCACTTTTTATTTCAGAATCGGCGGGGATGGAAGCCACGGGTGACGGACCTTTGAATGAAGAGGAATGGCAGAAATGGATTGATTGGGCGGAGAAAAATAAAATAAGTTGGGTGACCTGGTCGGTGTCAGACAAGAACGAGACCTGTTCGGTGCTGCTTCCTTCTGCCTCTTCCACTGGCCAGTGGAAAAACTCTGATTTAAAACCCTCTGGCATTAAAAGCCGCGAGTTGATCAGGAAGTACGCTTCTCAACCTATAAAGAAAAATCAATCCAAGCGGAAGTAG
- the menB gene encoding 1,4-dihydroxy-2-naphthoyl-CoA synthase codes for MQSTFNWTTLKEYQEILFQFYNGIAKISINRPHVHNAFTPRTVAEMIDAMNICRDNAEIGVIILTGEGGKAFCSGGDQSVRGHGGYIGEDTVPRLNVLDLQMQIRRIPKPVIAMVAGWAIGGGHVLHVVCDLSIAAENARFGQTGPKVGSFDGGFGASYLARIVGQKKAREIWYLCDQYNAQEALDMGLVNKVVPLEQLEETTVEWCQKILEKSPLALRMLKASFNAELDGQSGIQQLAGDATLLYYLSDEAKEGKNAFLEKRKPDFSKYPKFP; via the coding sequence ATGCAAAGCACATTCAACTGGACAACCCTAAAAGAATACCAAGAGATACTTTTTCAATTTTATAACGGCATTGCCAAAATAAGCATCAACCGGCCCCACGTGCACAATGCGTTCACCCCCCGCACCGTAGCCGAGATGATAGATGCCATGAACATCTGCCGTGACAATGCTGAAATTGGAGTCATCATTTTAACCGGCGAAGGCGGCAAGGCCTTCTGCTCAGGAGGTGACCAAAGCGTACGCGGACACGGGGGCTATATAGGGGAAGATACCGTTCCTCGCCTGAACGTGCTGGACCTGCAGATGCAGATCCGCCGCATTCCTAAGCCCGTGATAGCCATGGTGGCTGGTTGGGCTATTGGTGGCGGACACGTATTGCACGTGGTTTGTGATCTTTCCATTGCTGCAGAAAACGCCCGTTTTGGCCAAACTGGTCCTAAAGTAGGTTCCTTTGACGGAGGTTTTGGGGCATCTTACCTGGCCCGTATAGTTGGCCAGAAAAAAGCCCGCGAGATCTGGTACCTGTGTGACCAGTACAATGCCCAGGAAGCTCTTGACATGGGCTTGGTAAATAAAGTGGTTCCATTAGAGCAACTGGAAGAGACTACGGTAGAGTGGTGCCAGAAAATTCTGGAGAAAAGCCCTCTGGCTCTGCGCATGCTTAAAGCCTCTTTCAATGCGGAGCTAGACGGCCAGTCAGGTATCCAGCAATTGGCCGGAGATGCCACTTTGCTGTATTATCTGTCTGACGAAGCTAAGGAAGGGAAGAATGCTTTCCTTGAGAAGCGTAAACCTGATTTCTCCAAGTACCCTAAATTCCCATGA
- the dnaN gene encoding DNA polymerase III subunit beta, whose translation MKFIVSSTALLKQLTSINGVVANNPVVPILENFLFEINDGVLTITASDLETSMITEIHVEARENGRIAAPARILIDTLKNLPDQPVTFTIDEETYTIEISSSNGRYKLSGENATDFPRVPVVRGGNAIEIPSNVLGRAINKTIFAVSNDELRPAMTGIFVQLSSGNITFVATDGHRLLRYRRQDVSSENAASIIIPKKAFNLLKSTLPSEATAVRVEFNTSNAFFSFDNIRMICRLIDERYPDYENVIPTQNPNKLVIDRYDFLSSVKRISIYSNKTTHQVRLRITGSELQISAEDLDFSNEANERLTCQYDGEDMEIGFNAKFLTEMLSNIDSDEISLELSTPNRAGLLMPSTNDEDESILMLVMPVMLNNYV comes from the coding sequence ATGAAATTCATTGTATCTTCTACGGCGCTGCTGAAGCAGCTTACCAGCATCAACGGGGTAGTGGCCAACAACCCGGTGGTGCCGATTTTGGAGAACTTCTTGTTTGAGATCAACGACGGTGTCCTGACCATCACGGCTAGTGATTTAGAGACGTCCATGATCACGGAGATACATGTAGAGGCGCGGGAAAATGGCCGTATTGCTGCTCCAGCCAGAATCCTGATAGATACCTTGAAGAACCTGCCGGACCAACCGGTAACCTTCACCATTGACGAGGAAACCTACACCATCGAGATCAGCTCTTCTAATGGCCGGTATAAATTGTCAGGGGAAAACGCTACTGATTTCCCAAGAGTACCAGTAGTACGGGGAGGCAATGCAATTGAGATACCGTCAAACGTTTTAGGTCGTGCCATCAACAAAACCATTTTTGCGGTTAGCAATGATGAGTTGCGCCCTGCCATGACGGGTATCTTCGTGCAGTTGAGCAGCGGTAACATCACGTTTGTGGCCACAGACGGGCACCGCCTGTTGCGCTACCGTCGTCAGGATGTGAGCAGTGAAAATGCCGCTTCCATCATTATCCCTAAAAAAGCCTTTAACCTACTTAAGTCTACGTTGCCAAGTGAGGCTACAGCAGTAAGAGTAGAGTTCAATACATCTAACGCGTTCTTTAGCTTTGATAACATCCGGATGATCTGCCGTCTGATTGATGAGCGTTATCCAGATTACGAGAACGTAATTCCTACTCAGAACCCCAATAAATTAGTGATAGACCGCTACGATTTCCTGAGCTCAGTGAAACGGATCTCTATCTATTCAAACAAGACCACACACCAGGTACGTCTGCGTATTACCGGTAGCGAACTTCAAATCTCTGCAGAGGATCTTGATTTCTCTAACGAAGCGAATGAGCGCCTTACCTGCCAGTATGATGGGGAGGACATGGAAATTGGTTTCAACGCCAAGTTCCTGACCGAGATGTTAAGCAACATTGACTCAGACGAGATCTCCCTTGAACTGTCCACGCCCAACCGTGCTGGTTTATTGATGCCTTCTACTAATGACGAAGATGAAAGCATCCTGATGCTGGTAATGCCAGTAATGCTGAACAACTACGTATAA
- a CDS encoding DoxX family protein, with product MNWVQQVDQWQNQHRPVAYDYGRIILGLFILYKGLTFIADTSALAEIIQNSQFKFLALGLAHYVAFAHLVGGVLIAIGLITRVAVGFQIPILIGAVFFFNPGQGFFSVNPQFAISLITLIALIFYFVGGSGYYSVDHRFESNEKKLQQKKTGLSA from the coding sequence ATGAATTGGGTACAGCAAGTAGATCAGTGGCAAAATCAACACCGCCCCGTGGCCTATGACTACGGTAGAATTATTCTGGGCCTTTTTATCCTTTACAAGGGCCTTACATTTATTGCAGACACCTCGGCATTGGCAGAGATCATCCAGAACAGCCAATTCAAGTTTCTGGCTCTAGGGTTGGCGCACTACGTGGCCTTTGCCCACCTGGTGGGAGGAGTCCTGATTGCCATTGGGTTGATTACCCGAGTAGCGGTTGGCTTTCAGATACCAATTTTGATTGGTGCAGTATTTTTCTTTAATCCTGGCCAAGGCTTTTTCTCTGTTAACCCTCAGTTTGCTATTTCACTAATCACGCTCATTGCCCTTATCTTTTATTTTGTAGGCGGCTCGGGTTATTACTCAGTAGATCACAGATTTGAGTCGAACGAGAAAAAACTGCAACAGAAAAAAACGGGCTTGTCCGCTTAA